A genomic segment from Etheostoma spectabile isolate EspeVRDwgs_2016 chromosome 11, UIUC_Espe_1.0, whole genome shotgun sequence encodes:
- the LOC116697726 gene encoding probable phospholipid-transporting ATPase IH isoform X2: MDFTQLRNIISRYCVGEEIWVDSRTVYIGHKEPPPGAEAYILQRYPDNRIVSSKYTFWNFIPKNLFEQFRRIANFYFLGIFLVQLIIDTPTSPVTSGLPLFFVITVTAIKQGYEDWLRHKADCSINECPVDVVQQGKVVRTQSHKLRVGDIVVVREDETFPCDLILLSSSRHDGTCYVTTASLDGESSHKTYYAVQDTMAFRTEQEVDSLHATIECEQPQPDLYKFVGRINIYKDKEEPVARPLGAENLLLRGATLKNTQHIYAVAVYTGMETKMALNYQSKSQKRSAVEKSMNAFLIVYLCILISKAVINTVLKYAWQWSPDRDEPWYNHRTENERQRHMVIRAFTDFLAFMVLFNYIIPVSMYVTVEMQKFLGSYFITWDEEMFDEELGEGAQVNTSDLNEELGQVEYVFTDKTGTLTENNMEFIECCVDGNVYIPHAICNGQILSAASSIDMIDSSPGGYRREHEDLFFRALCLCHTVQVKEEETVDGIKRGIHQGRPTSFYISSSPDEVALVEGMKRLGYTYLRLKDNYMEILNKDDDIERFELLHVLNFDSVRRRMSVIVKSSSGEYLLFCKGADSSIFPRVVSGKVEQVKARVEQNAIEGLRTLCVAYRRLSECEYQEACHHLNEAKLALQDREQRLAQAYDIIEKDFVLLGATAVEDRLQEKAADTIESLHKAGMKVWVLTGDKMETAAATCYASKLFRRSTQILELTKKRTEEQSLHDVLFELNRTVLRQRSISGLSVDCLDFGLIIDGATLSAVLKANQERAGSGNYREIFLEICRNCSAVLCCRMAPLQKAQIVKLIKASKEHPITLAIGDGANDVSMILEAHVGIGIMGKEGRQAARNSDYAIPKFKHLKKMLLVHGHYYYIRIAELVQYFFYKNVCFIFPQFLYQFFCGFSQQPLYDTAYLTLYNISFTSLPILLYSLVEQHITMETLKRDPSLYRDIAKNSLLRWPVFLYWTCLGVFDAVIFFFGAYFLFDNTTFTSNGQMFGNWTFGTLVFTVLVFTVTLKLALDTHHWTWINHFVIWGSLLFYVIFSLLWGGIIWPFLNYQRMYYVFMQMLSSGPAWLSIILLITVSLLPDVIKKVLCRTMCPTATERAQDHDKLLWGGVAELTPKSSRRSLKDTSTDSSQLHLCAAEMLSLCRSDPFPQKLLVHLTEGGGADLCSLSPYVLRLSGAGFAYYAPGPETSV; encoded by the exons tgTGTAGGGGAGGAGATCTGGGTGGACAGTCGAACGGTGTACATTGGTCATAAAGAACCTCCTCCGGGAGCTGAGGCCTACATCCTTCAGCGTTACCCCGACAACCGCATCGTCTCCTCCAAG taTACCTTCTGGAACTTTATTCCCAAGAATTTGTTTGAGCAGTTCAGAAGAATCGCTAACTTCTACTTCTTGGGCATATTTCTGGTCCAG CTCATCATCGACACCCCCACCAGCCCAGTCACCAGCGGCCTGCCCCTCTTCTTTGTTATCACTGTCACCGCAATAAAACAg GGCTATGAGGACTGGCTCAGACACAAGGCTGACTGCTCTATAAACGAGTGTCCGGTGGACGTGGTGCAGCAGGGGAAGGTGGTGAGGACACAAAGTCACAAGCTACGG GTGGGGGACATTGTCGTGGTGAGGGAGGATGAGACTTTCCCCTGTGACCTCATCCTGCTCTCTTCCAGCCGCCATGATGGGACCTGCTATGTCACCACAGCCAGCCTGGACGGGGAGTCCAGTCACAAG ACCTATTATGCTGTACAAGATACCATGGCCTTTAGAACGGAGCAGGAGGTGGATTCGCTACATGCCACTATTGAATGTGAACAACCACAGCCTGACCTCTACAA ATTTGTGGGACGCATCAATATTTACAAGGACAAAGAAGAGCCTGTGGCTAG ACCACTTGGGGCTGAGAATTTGCTCCTTAGAGGAGCCACACTGAAGAACACACAACATATTTATG CTGTTGCAGTTTACACTGGTATGGAGACTAAGATGGCACTTAATTACCAGTCTAAATCTCAGAAGCGCTCTGCTGTAGAAAA GTCGATGAACGCCTTTCTGATAGTGTATCTGTGCATCTTGATCAGTAAAGCGGTGATCAACACTGTCCTGAAATACGCTTGGCAGTGGTCTCCAGACAGAGACGAGCCCTGGTACAACCACAGGACCGAGAACGAGCGCCAGCGCCACATG GTGATCCGAGCATTCACAGACTTCCTGGCCTTCATGGTCTTGTTCAATTACATTATCCCAGTGTCTATGTACGTGACGGTGGAGATGCAGAAATTCCTGGGCTCCTATTTCATCACCTGGGATGAGGAAATGTTTGATGAAGAGCTGGGAGAGGGTGCTCAGGTCAACACCTCTGACCTGAATGAAGAGCTGGGACAG GTGGAGTATGTGTTTACTGACAAGACAGGCACCCTCACTGAGAATAACATGGAGTTTATTGAATGCTGCGTTGATGGGAATGTCTACATACCGCATGCCATCTGCAACGGCCAAATCCTCAGTGCTGCGTCCAGTATAGACATGATTGACTCCTCACCTGGAGGATACAGGAGA GAACACGAGGATCTGTTTTTCCGGGCGCTGTGTCTGTGTCACACAGTGcaggtgaaggaggaggagacggTGGATGGGATCAAGAGGGGCATCCACCAGGGCAGGCCCACCTCCTTCTACATCTCCTCCTCTCCAGATGAGGTTGCTTTGGTGGAGGGAATGAAAAG GCTGGGTTACACCTATCTGAGATTAAAAGACAACTACATGGAGATCCTCAACAAAGACGATGACATTGAAAG GTTTGAGCTGCTCCATGTACTAAACTTTGACTCTGTCAGGAGGAGAATGAGTGTCATAGTCAAGTCAAGCTCAG GCGAGTACCTGCTGTTTTGTAAGGGGGCAGACTCGTCCATTTTTCCTCGGGTAGTATCTGGGAAGGTGGAGCAAGTTAAAGCCCGGGTGGAACAGAATGCTATA GAGGGGCTGCGTACTCTGTGTGTTGCTTATCGAAGGCTGTCAGAGTGCGAATACCAAGAGGCGTGTCATCACCTGAACGAAGCCAAGCTGGCCCTGCAGGACAGGGAGCAGAGGCTGGCGCAGGCCTATGACATCATTGAGAAGGACTTTGTGCTTCTGGGTGCTACGGCAGTGGAGGACAG GCTCCAGGAGAAAGCTGCAGACACCATTGAGTCactgcacaaggctgggatgaAAGTCTGGGTCCTGACAGGGGACAAGATGGAGACGGCAGCGGCTACCTGCTATGCCAGCAAGCTGTTCCGTCGCAGCACCCAAATCCTGGAGCTGACCAAGAAACGCACAGAAGAGCAGAGTCTGCATGATGTTCTGTTTGAACTAAACAGGACGGTTCTCAGACAACGCTCTATTTCTGG GTTGTCGGTAGACTGCCTCGACTTTGGCCTGATCATCGACGGAGCCACTCTGTCAGCAGTGCTAAAGGCCAACCAGGAGCGTGCCGGTTCGGGCAATTACAGAGAAATCTTTCTTGAGATTTGTCGCAACTGTAGCGCTGTGCTCTGCTGTCGCATGGCACCACTGCAGAAAGCACAG ATTGTGAAGCTAATTAAAGCTTCTAAAGAGCACCCCATAACCCTCGCCATCGGCGATGGGGCCAACGATGTCAGCATGATCTTGGAAGCGCATGTGGGCATTG GCATCATGGGTAAAGAGGGCCGACAGGCAGCAAGGAACAGTGACTATGCCATCCCGAAGTTTAAACACCTGAAGAAGATGCTACTCGTTCATGGCCACTACTATTACATCCGAATTGCTGAACTTGTTCAGTACTTCTTCTACAAG aatgTATGCTTCATCTTCCCTCAGTTCCTGTACCAGTTCTTCTGTGGGTTCTCCCAGCAG CCTCTGTACGACACCGCCTATTTGACGTTGTACAACATCAGCTTCACCTCGCTCCCCATCCTCCTCTACAGCCTGGTTGAGCAGCACATCACCATGGAGACACTCAAGAGGGACCCCTCCTTGTACAG GGACATAGCGAAGAACTCTCTCCTCCGCTGGCCTGTCTTCCTGTATTGGACGTGCCTGGGTGTGTTTGACGCTGTTATCTTCTTCTTTGGTGCCTACTTCCTGTTTGACAACACCACCTTCACCAGCAATGGCCAG ATGTTTGGGAACTGGACCTTCGGGACTCTCGTCTTTACTGTACTGGTGTTCACCGTTACGCTCAAG cttgCCTTGGACACACACCACTGGACCTGGATCAATCACTTTGTCATCTGGGGGTCACTTCTTTTCTATgttattttctctcttctctgggGAGGCATCATTTG GCCTTTCCTGAACTACCAGAGGATGTACTACGTGTTCATGCAGATGCTGTCTAGTGGTCCGGCCTGGCTCAGCATCATCTTGCTCATAACGGTCAGCTTGCTGCCAGATGTCATCAAGAAGGTCCTCTGTAGGACCATGTGTCCTACAGCCACCGAACGTGCACAG GATCATGATAAGCTGTTGTGGGGTGGTGTGGCCGAGTTGACTCCAAAGTCCTCACGTCGATCCCTCAAAGACACAAGCACGGACTCCTCTCAACTCCACCTCTGTGCTGCAGAGATGCTGTCACTCTGCAGGTCTGATCCCTTTCCCCAGAAACTACTGGTCCACTTGACAGAAGGTGGAGGGGCAGACTTGTGCTCTCTCAGCCCCTACGTGCTCCGTCTCTCAGGGGCGGGATTTGCCTACTACGCTCCAGGGCCGGAGACCTCCGTGTGA
- the LOC116697726 gene encoding probable phospholipid-transporting ATPase IH isoform X1 has product MDFTQLRNIISRYCVGEEIWVDSRTVYIGHKEPPPGAEAYILQRYPDNRIVSSKYTFWNFIPKNLFEQFRRIANFYFLGIFLVQLIIDTPTSPVTSGLPLFFVITVTAIKQGYEDWLRHKADCSINECPVDVVQQGKVVRTQSHKLRVGDIVVVREDETFPCDLILLSSSRHDGTCYVTTASLDGESSHKTYYAVQDTMAFRTEQEVDSLHATIECEQPQPDLYKFVGRINIYKDKEEPVARPLGAENLLLRGATLKNTQHIYAVAVYTGMETKMALNYQSKSQKRSAVEKSMNAFLIVYLCILISKAVINTVLKYAWQWSPDRDEPWYNHRTENERQRHMVIRAFTDFLAFMVLFNYIIPVSMYVTVEMQKFLGSYFITWDEEMFDEELGEGAQVNTSDLNEELGQVEYVFTDKTGTLTENNMEFIECCVDGNVYIPHAICNGQILSAASSIDMIDSSPGGYRREHEDLFFRALCLCHTVQVKEEETVDGIKRGIHQGRPTSFYISSSPDEVALVEGMKRLGYTYLRLKDNYMEILNKDDDIERFELLHVLNFDSVRRRMSVIVKSSSGEYLLFCKGADSSIFPRVVSGKVEQVKARVEQNAIEGLRTLCVAYRRLSECEYQEACHHLNEAKLALQDREQRLAQAYDIIEKDFVLLGATAVEDRLQEKAADTIESLHKAGMKVWVLTGDKMETAAATCYASKLFRRSTQILELTKKRTEEQSLHDVLFELNRTVLRQRSISGLSVDCLDFGLIIDGATLSAVLKANQERAGSGNYREIFLEICRNCSAVLCCRMAPLQKAQIVKLIKASKEHPITLAIGDGANDVSMILEAHVGIGIMGKEGRQAARNSDYAIPKFKHLKKMLLVHGHYYYIRIAELVQYFFYKNVCFIFPQFLYQFFCGFSQQPLYDTAYLTLYNISFTSLPILLYSLVEQHITMETLKRDPSLYRDIAKNSLLRWPVFLYWTCLGVFDAVIFFFGAYFLFDNTTFTSNGQLMTTNTQMMFGNWTFGTLVFTVLVFTVTLKLALDTHHWTWINHFVIWGSLLFYVIFSLLWGGIIWPFLNYQRMYYVFMQMLSSGPAWLSIILLITVSLLPDVIKKVLCRTMCPTATERAQDHDKLLWGGVAELTPKSSRRSLKDTSTDSSQLHLCAAEMLSLCRSDPFPQKLLVHLTEGGGADLCSLSPYVLRLSGAGFAYYAPGPETSV; this is encoded by the exons tgTGTAGGGGAGGAGATCTGGGTGGACAGTCGAACGGTGTACATTGGTCATAAAGAACCTCCTCCGGGAGCTGAGGCCTACATCCTTCAGCGTTACCCCGACAACCGCATCGTCTCCTCCAAG taTACCTTCTGGAACTTTATTCCCAAGAATTTGTTTGAGCAGTTCAGAAGAATCGCTAACTTCTACTTCTTGGGCATATTTCTGGTCCAG CTCATCATCGACACCCCCACCAGCCCAGTCACCAGCGGCCTGCCCCTCTTCTTTGTTATCACTGTCACCGCAATAAAACAg GGCTATGAGGACTGGCTCAGACACAAGGCTGACTGCTCTATAAACGAGTGTCCGGTGGACGTGGTGCAGCAGGGGAAGGTGGTGAGGACACAAAGTCACAAGCTACGG GTGGGGGACATTGTCGTGGTGAGGGAGGATGAGACTTTCCCCTGTGACCTCATCCTGCTCTCTTCCAGCCGCCATGATGGGACCTGCTATGTCACCACAGCCAGCCTGGACGGGGAGTCCAGTCACAAG ACCTATTATGCTGTACAAGATACCATGGCCTTTAGAACGGAGCAGGAGGTGGATTCGCTACATGCCACTATTGAATGTGAACAACCACAGCCTGACCTCTACAA ATTTGTGGGACGCATCAATATTTACAAGGACAAAGAAGAGCCTGTGGCTAG ACCACTTGGGGCTGAGAATTTGCTCCTTAGAGGAGCCACACTGAAGAACACACAACATATTTATG CTGTTGCAGTTTACACTGGTATGGAGACTAAGATGGCACTTAATTACCAGTCTAAATCTCAGAAGCGCTCTGCTGTAGAAAA GTCGATGAACGCCTTTCTGATAGTGTATCTGTGCATCTTGATCAGTAAAGCGGTGATCAACACTGTCCTGAAATACGCTTGGCAGTGGTCTCCAGACAGAGACGAGCCCTGGTACAACCACAGGACCGAGAACGAGCGCCAGCGCCACATG GTGATCCGAGCATTCACAGACTTCCTGGCCTTCATGGTCTTGTTCAATTACATTATCCCAGTGTCTATGTACGTGACGGTGGAGATGCAGAAATTCCTGGGCTCCTATTTCATCACCTGGGATGAGGAAATGTTTGATGAAGAGCTGGGAGAGGGTGCTCAGGTCAACACCTCTGACCTGAATGAAGAGCTGGGACAG GTGGAGTATGTGTTTACTGACAAGACAGGCACCCTCACTGAGAATAACATGGAGTTTATTGAATGCTGCGTTGATGGGAATGTCTACATACCGCATGCCATCTGCAACGGCCAAATCCTCAGTGCTGCGTCCAGTATAGACATGATTGACTCCTCACCTGGAGGATACAGGAGA GAACACGAGGATCTGTTTTTCCGGGCGCTGTGTCTGTGTCACACAGTGcaggtgaaggaggaggagacggTGGATGGGATCAAGAGGGGCATCCACCAGGGCAGGCCCACCTCCTTCTACATCTCCTCCTCTCCAGATGAGGTTGCTTTGGTGGAGGGAATGAAAAG GCTGGGTTACACCTATCTGAGATTAAAAGACAACTACATGGAGATCCTCAACAAAGACGATGACATTGAAAG GTTTGAGCTGCTCCATGTACTAAACTTTGACTCTGTCAGGAGGAGAATGAGTGTCATAGTCAAGTCAAGCTCAG GCGAGTACCTGCTGTTTTGTAAGGGGGCAGACTCGTCCATTTTTCCTCGGGTAGTATCTGGGAAGGTGGAGCAAGTTAAAGCCCGGGTGGAACAGAATGCTATA GAGGGGCTGCGTACTCTGTGTGTTGCTTATCGAAGGCTGTCAGAGTGCGAATACCAAGAGGCGTGTCATCACCTGAACGAAGCCAAGCTGGCCCTGCAGGACAGGGAGCAGAGGCTGGCGCAGGCCTATGACATCATTGAGAAGGACTTTGTGCTTCTGGGTGCTACGGCAGTGGAGGACAG GCTCCAGGAGAAAGCTGCAGACACCATTGAGTCactgcacaaggctgggatgaAAGTCTGGGTCCTGACAGGGGACAAGATGGAGACGGCAGCGGCTACCTGCTATGCCAGCAAGCTGTTCCGTCGCAGCACCCAAATCCTGGAGCTGACCAAGAAACGCACAGAAGAGCAGAGTCTGCATGATGTTCTGTTTGAACTAAACAGGACGGTTCTCAGACAACGCTCTATTTCTGG GTTGTCGGTAGACTGCCTCGACTTTGGCCTGATCATCGACGGAGCCACTCTGTCAGCAGTGCTAAAGGCCAACCAGGAGCGTGCCGGTTCGGGCAATTACAGAGAAATCTTTCTTGAGATTTGTCGCAACTGTAGCGCTGTGCTCTGCTGTCGCATGGCACCACTGCAGAAAGCACAG ATTGTGAAGCTAATTAAAGCTTCTAAAGAGCACCCCATAACCCTCGCCATCGGCGATGGGGCCAACGATGTCAGCATGATCTTGGAAGCGCATGTGGGCATTG GCATCATGGGTAAAGAGGGCCGACAGGCAGCAAGGAACAGTGACTATGCCATCCCGAAGTTTAAACACCTGAAGAAGATGCTACTCGTTCATGGCCACTACTATTACATCCGAATTGCTGAACTTGTTCAGTACTTCTTCTACAAG aatgTATGCTTCATCTTCCCTCAGTTCCTGTACCAGTTCTTCTGTGGGTTCTCCCAGCAG CCTCTGTACGACACCGCCTATTTGACGTTGTACAACATCAGCTTCACCTCGCTCCCCATCCTCCTCTACAGCCTGGTTGAGCAGCACATCACCATGGAGACACTCAAGAGGGACCCCTCCTTGTACAG GGACATAGCGAAGAACTCTCTCCTCCGCTGGCCTGTCTTCCTGTATTGGACGTGCCTGGGTGTGTTTGACGCTGTTATCTTCTTCTTTGGTGCCTACTTCCTGTTTGACAACACCACCTTCACCAGCAATGGCCAG CTTATGACCACCAACACACAGATG ATGTTTGGGAACTGGACCTTCGGGACTCTCGTCTTTACTGTACTGGTGTTCACCGTTACGCTCAAG cttgCCTTGGACACACACCACTGGACCTGGATCAATCACTTTGTCATCTGGGGGTCACTTCTTTTCTATgttattttctctcttctctgggGAGGCATCATTTG GCCTTTCCTGAACTACCAGAGGATGTACTACGTGTTCATGCAGATGCTGTCTAGTGGTCCGGCCTGGCTCAGCATCATCTTGCTCATAACGGTCAGCTTGCTGCCAGATGTCATCAAGAAGGTCCTCTGTAGGACCATGTGTCCTACAGCCACCGAACGTGCACAG GATCATGATAAGCTGTTGTGGGGTGGTGTGGCCGAGTTGACTCCAAAGTCCTCACGTCGATCCCTCAAAGACACAAGCACGGACTCCTCTCAACTCCACCTCTGTGCTGCAGAGATGCTGTCACTCTGCAGGTCTGATCCCTTTCCCCAGAAACTACTGGTCCACTTGACAGAAGGTGGAGGGGCAGACTTGTGCTCTCTCAGCCCCTACGTGCTCCGTCTCTCAGGGGCGGGATTTGCCTACTACGCTCCAGGGCCGGAGACCTCCGTGTGA
- the LOC116697726 gene encoding probable phospholipid-transporting ATPase IH isoform X3: MDFTQLRNIISRYCVGEEIWVDSRTVYIGHKEPPPGAEAYILQRYPDNRIVSSKYTFWNFIPKNLFEQFRRIANFYFLGIFLVQLIIDTPTSPVTSGLPLFFVITVTAIKQVGDIVVVREDETFPCDLILLSSSRHDGTCYVTTASLDGESSHKTYYAVQDTMAFRTEQEVDSLHATIECEQPQPDLYKFVGRINIYKDKEEPVARPLGAENLLLRGATLKNTQHIYAVAVYTGMETKMALNYQSKSQKRSAVEKSMNAFLIVYLCILISKAVINTVLKYAWQWSPDRDEPWYNHRTENERQRHMVIRAFTDFLAFMVLFNYIIPVSMYVTVEMQKFLGSYFITWDEEMFDEELGEGAQVNTSDLNEELGQVEYVFTDKTGTLTENNMEFIECCVDGNVYIPHAICNGQILSAASSIDMIDSSPGGYRREHEDLFFRALCLCHTVQVKEEETVDGIKRGIHQGRPTSFYISSSPDEVALVEGMKRLGYTYLRLKDNYMEILNKDDDIERFELLHVLNFDSVRRRMSVIVKSSSGEYLLFCKGADSSIFPRVVSGKVEQVKARVEQNAIEGLRTLCVAYRRLSECEYQEACHHLNEAKLALQDREQRLAQAYDIIEKDFVLLGATAVEDRLQEKAADTIESLHKAGMKVWVLTGDKMETAAATCYASKLFRRSTQILELTKKRTEEQSLHDVLFELNRTVLRQRSISGLSVDCLDFGLIIDGATLSAVLKANQERAGSGNYREIFLEICRNCSAVLCCRMAPLQKAQIVKLIKASKEHPITLAIGDGANDVSMILEAHVGIGIMGKEGRQAARNSDYAIPKFKHLKKMLLVHGHYYYIRIAELVQYFFYKNVCFIFPQFLYQFFCGFSQQPLYDTAYLTLYNISFTSLPILLYSLVEQHITMETLKRDPSLYRDIAKNSLLRWPVFLYWTCLGVFDAVIFFFGAYFLFDNTTFTSNGQLMTTNTQMMFGNWTFGTLVFTVLVFTVTLKLALDTHHWTWINHFVIWGSLLFYVIFSLLWGGIIWPFLNYQRMYYVFMQMLSSGPAWLSIILLITVSLLPDVIKKVLCRTMCPTATERAQDHDKLLWGGVAELTPKSSRRSLKDTSTDSSQLHLCAAEMLSLCRSDPFPQKLLVHLTEGGGADLCSLSPYVLRLSGAGFAYYAPGPETSV; encoded by the exons tgTGTAGGGGAGGAGATCTGGGTGGACAGTCGAACGGTGTACATTGGTCATAAAGAACCTCCTCCGGGAGCTGAGGCCTACATCCTTCAGCGTTACCCCGACAACCGCATCGTCTCCTCCAAG taTACCTTCTGGAACTTTATTCCCAAGAATTTGTTTGAGCAGTTCAGAAGAATCGCTAACTTCTACTTCTTGGGCATATTTCTGGTCCAG CTCATCATCGACACCCCCACCAGCCCAGTCACCAGCGGCCTGCCCCTCTTCTTTGTTATCACTGTCACCGCAATAAAACAg GTGGGGGACATTGTCGTGGTGAGGGAGGATGAGACTTTCCCCTGTGACCTCATCCTGCTCTCTTCCAGCCGCCATGATGGGACCTGCTATGTCACCACAGCCAGCCTGGACGGGGAGTCCAGTCACAAG ACCTATTATGCTGTACAAGATACCATGGCCTTTAGAACGGAGCAGGAGGTGGATTCGCTACATGCCACTATTGAATGTGAACAACCACAGCCTGACCTCTACAA ATTTGTGGGACGCATCAATATTTACAAGGACAAAGAAGAGCCTGTGGCTAG ACCACTTGGGGCTGAGAATTTGCTCCTTAGAGGAGCCACACTGAAGAACACACAACATATTTATG CTGTTGCAGTTTACACTGGTATGGAGACTAAGATGGCACTTAATTACCAGTCTAAATCTCAGAAGCGCTCTGCTGTAGAAAA GTCGATGAACGCCTTTCTGATAGTGTATCTGTGCATCTTGATCAGTAAAGCGGTGATCAACACTGTCCTGAAATACGCTTGGCAGTGGTCTCCAGACAGAGACGAGCCCTGGTACAACCACAGGACCGAGAACGAGCGCCAGCGCCACATG GTGATCCGAGCATTCACAGACTTCCTGGCCTTCATGGTCTTGTTCAATTACATTATCCCAGTGTCTATGTACGTGACGGTGGAGATGCAGAAATTCCTGGGCTCCTATTTCATCACCTGGGATGAGGAAATGTTTGATGAAGAGCTGGGAGAGGGTGCTCAGGTCAACACCTCTGACCTGAATGAAGAGCTGGGACAG GTGGAGTATGTGTTTACTGACAAGACAGGCACCCTCACTGAGAATAACATGGAGTTTATTGAATGCTGCGTTGATGGGAATGTCTACATACCGCATGCCATCTGCAACGGCCAAATCCTCAGTGCTGCGTCCAGTATAGACATGATTGACTCCTCACCTGGAGGATACAGGAGA GAACACGAGGATCTGTTTTTCCGGGCGCTGTGTCTGTGTCACACAGTGcaggtgaaggaggaggagacggTGGATGGGATCAAGAGGGGCATCCACCAGGGCAGGCCCACCTCCTTCTACATCTCCTCCTCTCCAGATGAGGTTGCTTTGGTGGAGGGAATGAAAAG GCTGGGTTACACCTATCTGAGATTAAAAGACAACTACATGGAGATCCTCAACAAAGACGATGACATTGAAAG GTTTGAGCTGCTCCATGTACTAAACTTTGACTCTGTCAGGAGGAGAATGAGTGTCATAGTCAAGTCAAGCTCAG GCGAGTACCTGCTGTTTTGTAAGGGGGCAGACTCGTCCATTTTTCCTCGGGTAGTATCTGGGAAGGTGGAGCAAGTTAAAGCCCGGGTGGAACAGAATGCTATA GAGGGGCTGCGTACTCTGTGTGTTGCTTATCGAAGGCTGTCAGAGTGCGAATACCAAGAGGCGTGTCATCACCTGAACGAAGCCAAGCTGGCCCTGCAGGACAGGGAGCAGAGGCTGGCGCAGGCCTATGACATCATTGAGAAGGACTTTGTGCTTCTGGGTGCTACGGCAGTGGAGGACAG GCTCCAGGAGAAAGCTGCAGACACCATTGAGTCactgcacaaggctgggatgaAAGTCTGGGTCCTGACAGGGGACAAGATGGAGACGGCAGCGGCTACCTGCTATGCCAGCAAGCTGTTCCGTCGCAGCACCCAAATCCTGGAGCTGACCAAGAAACGCACAGAAGAGCAGAGTCTGCATGATGTTCTGTTTGAACTAAACAGGACGGTTCTCAGACAACGCTCTATTTCTGG GTTGTCGGTAGACTGCCTCGACTTTGGCCTGATCATCGACGGAGCCACTCTGTCAGCAGTGCTAAAGGCCAACCAGGAGCGTGCCGGTTCGGGCAATTACAGAGAAATCTTTCTTGAGATTTGTCGCAACTGTAGCGCTGTGCTCTGCTGTCGCATGGCACCACTGCAGAAAGCACAG ATTGTGAAGCTAATTAAAGCTTCTAAAGAGCACCCCATAACCCTCGCCATCGGCGATGGGGCCAACGATGTCAGCATGATCTTGGAAGCGCATGTGGGCATTG GCATCATGGGTAAAGAGGGCCGACAGGCAGCAAGGAACAGTGACTATGCCATCCCGAAGTTTAAACACCTGAAGAAGATGCTACTCGTTCATGGCCACTACTATTACATCCGAATTGCTGAACTTGTTCAGTACTTCTTCTACAAG aatgTATGCTTCATCTTCCCTCAGTTCCTGTACCAGTTCTTCTGTGGGTTCTCCCAGCAG CCTCTGTACGACACCGCCTATTTGACGTTGTACAACATCAGCTTCACCTCGCTCCCCATCCTCCTCTACAGCCTGGTTGAGCAGCACATCACCATGGAGACACTCAAGAGGGACCCCTCCTTGTACAG GGACATAGCGAAGAACTCTCTCCTCCGCTGGCCTGTCTTCCTGTATTGGACGTGCCTGGGTGTGTTTGACGCTGTTATCTTCTTCTTTGGTGCCTACTTCCTGTTTGACAACACCACCTTCACCAGCAATGGCCAG CTTATGACCACCAACACACAGATG ATGTTTGGGAACTGGACCTTCGGGACTCTCGTCTTTACTGTACTGGTGTTCACCGTTACGCTCAAG cttgCCTTGGACACACACCACTGGACCTGGATCAATCACTTTGTCATCTGGGGGTCACTTCTTTTCTATgttattttctctcttctctgggGAGGCATCATTTG GCCTTTCCTGAACTACCAGAGGATGTACTACGTGTTCATGCAGATGCTGTCTAGTGGTCCGGCCTGGCTCAGCATCATCTTGCTCATAACGGTCAGCTTGCTGCCAGATGTCATCAAGAAGGTCCTCTGTAGGACCATGTGTCCTACAGCCACCGAACGTGCACAG GATCATGATAAGCTGTTGTGGGGTGGTGTGGCCGAGTTGACTCCAAAGTCCTCACGTCGATCCCTCAAAGACACAAGCACGGACTCCTCTCAACTCCACCTCTGTGCTGCAGAGATGCTGTCACTCTGCAGGTCTGATCCCTTTCCCCAGAAACTACTGGTCCACTTGACAGAAGGTGGAGGGGCAGACTTGTGCTCTCTCAGCCCCTACGTGCTCCGTCTCTCAGGGGCGGGATTTGCCTACTACGCTCCAGGGCCGGAGACCTCCGTGTGA